CGTTCGCCATCCTGGTCGACTTCCTGCTCTCGGCGGGTGTCGCGGGCCTGTTCACGATGCCCGAGCTGCCGCAGAACTGGAGCCTGCTGACCTGGTTCACGATCACCGTGGTCGCGGTCGGCTTCTTCGGCTTCACCCCTGGTCACGCGCTGTTCGGGCTGCGGGTCGCCCGGCTGGACGGCGCGGGCATGGTCGGCGTGCCCCGCGCGATCCTGCGGACGGTGCTGATCTTCCCCATCGTCCCGGCGGTGGTGTGGGACGCCGACGGCCGGGGTCTGCACGACAAGGCCGCGGGCACGGTCGTCATCCGCGTCCGCTGAGTTCGCGTTCGCTGACCGTTCCGCCACGCGGGCGAACCGCTGAAACGACTCCGGCACCGTGCCGCGGTGCGCGGTTCACGGTGCCGGAGTGGACGACGTGCGGGGTCAGCGGCGGCGCATGGCCCGCTGCACGTTCCGCATCTTGGCGCCCTGGGGCATCGGGCCCTTGGGCAGTGCCGCGCCACGGCTGGCCAGCGCGGCGAGCCGGTTGTCGATCGTGTCGACCTGGGCGGTCGAGATGTTGCGCGGCAGCTTCATCAGGTGGCCCTGGAGCTTGCGCAGCGGGACCTGGCCTTCCTCCGTGCCGACGACGAGGTCGTAGATCGGCGTCTCGCCGATCACCCGCGCCACCCGCTTCTTCTCCTGCGCGAGCAGGCCCTTGACCCGGTGCGGCGCGCCCTCGGCGACCAGCACCACGCCCGGCCGGCCGAGCACCCGGTGCACCATGTCACCGCTCGTCGTGCCCGCCACGGCCTGGGTGACCCGCCACTTGCCGCGCAGGTTGTCCAGCGCCCACGCCGCCGCGCCCGGCTGCCCGTCCGCCTTCGCGTACACGGTGCGCTGCACCCGACGGCCGAACACGATGACCGCGAGCAGCGCGCCCACCGCGATGCCCATCGGCAGCAGCACCCAGTGCATGTCCCAGATGAGGCCGATCAGGAACGCCGCGGCCGTCGCGCCGAGCAGGCACGCCAGCATCAACGGCACGAGCGCCTTGTCCTCGCGGCGCTGCATCTTGAACGCCTCGAAGATCTGGCCGCGCTTCGCCTTCGATGCCGCGCGCCGGGCCTTCGCCGCTTCCTTGGAGGCCGCCTTGGCAGCCGCCTTGTCCTGCTTACCAGCCATGCCCACCAGGATACGGCGCGGCGCGTCGCCCCATCACGGGAGGACTCGCTGTGCTCTGCGAGGATGCAGCGCATGGACCGGCTGCTGGAGGGACTGGACCCGGAACAGCGTGCCGCCGTGGAGGCCCCGCGCGGCCCGGTGTGCGTGCTCGCGGGCGCCGGCACCGGCAAGACCCGGACGATCACCCACCGGATCGCCTACCTCGTCCAACGTGGGCATGTTTCCGCTGGTCAAGTCCTCGCCGTCACGTTCACCGCACGTGCCGCGGGTGAGATGCGGACCCGGTTGCGGGCGCTCGGCGTGCACGGCGCGCAGGCCCGCACGTTCCACGCCGCCGCGCTGCGCCAGCTCCGCTACTTCTGGCCGCGCGTGGTCGGCGGCGAGCAGTGGCAGCTGATCGACCGGAACAAGTTGAGGCTGGTCGCGCAGGCAGCCAACCGGGCGGGCCTGTCCACCGAGTCGGATTCGCTGCGCGACCTGGCGGGCGAGATCGAGTGGGCCAAGGCTTCGCTGGTCTCTCCCGAGGACTACCCGGCCGAGGCGGGCCGCACGAGCCGTGACACGCCCGCGCCCGCCGAGCAGGTCGTGCAGGTCTACCGGACGTATGAAGAGCTGAAGAACCAGGCGCAGCTGCTCGACTTCGACGACCTGCTCCTGCACACGGCGGCGGCGTTGGAGGAGCACGGCGAGGTCGCCGAGGAGTTCCGCGACCGGTACCGGTGCTTCGTGGTGGACGAGTACCAGGACGTCACGCCGTTGCAGCAGCGCGTGCTGGACGCGTGGCTGGGCGCGCGCGACGACCTGACCGTGGTCGGCGACGCGAACCAGACCATCTACTCGTTCGCGGGCGCCTCACCGCGTCCGCTGCTCGACTTCCCGCGCCGGTTCCCCGAGGCCGTCGTGGTGCGGCTGGAGCGGGACTACCGGTCCACGCCGCAGGTCGTTGGCCTGGCCAACGAAGTGATCAAGTGGGCGCGCGGACGTCCGGCCGGGTCGAGGTTGAAGCTGATCGGGCAGCGCCCGGACGGTCCGCGGCCGACGTTCACCGAGTTCGACGACGAGCCGCTGGAGGCAGCGGCGGTCGCGCAGCGGGTGAAGGCGTTGCTGGACGAGGGCGTGTCGGCGAGCGAGATCGCCGTGCTCTACCGGGTCAACGCCCAGTCGGAGGTCTTCGAGCAGGCGTTGGCCGAGGTCGGCGTGCCGTACCAGGTGCGCGGCGGCGAGCGGTTCTTCCAGCGGGCCGAGGTGCGGCAGGCGATGGCCGCGCTGCGGTCGGCGGTGGCGCACGAGCCGACCGGCGAGCTGCCGAAGGTGGTGCGCGAGGTGCTGGCGGGGATCGGCCTGACCGACGAGCCACCCACCGGCGGGTCGGCGCGGGAGAAGTGGGAGTCCCTGCTCGCGCTGGTCGAACTGGCCGAGGAACTGGTCACCACGGTGGACGGGGCG
This is a stretch of genomic DNA from Saccharothrix ecbatanensis. It encodes these proteins:
- a CDS encoding RDD family protein produces the protein MSKWTGSWLSGSRSALEPGADSGDGTGQRWRGERLGLPQSGPGSVASSGRRAFAILVDFLLSAGVAGLFTMPELPQNWSLLTWFTITVVAVGFFGFTPGHALFGLRVARLDGAGMVGVPRAILRTVLIFPIVPAVVWDADGRGLHDKAAGTVVIRVR
- a CDS encoding DUF4191 domain-containing protein, whose translation is MAGKQDKAAAKAASKEAAKARRAASKAKRGQIFEAFKMQRREDKALVPLMLACLLGATAAAFLIGLIWDMHWVLLPMGIAVGALLAVIVFGRRVQRTVYAKADGQPGAAAWALDNLRGKWRVTQAVAGTTSGDMVHRVLGRPGVVLVAEGAPHRVKGLLAQEKKRVARVIGETPIYDLVVGTEEGQVPLRKLQGHLMKLPRNISTAQVDTIDNRLAALASRGAALPKGPMPQGAKMRNVQRAMRRR
- a CDS encoding ATP-dependent DNA helicase UvrD2, which gives rise to MQRMDRLLEGLDPEQRAAVEAPRGPVCVLAGAGTGKTRTITHRIAYLVQRGHVSAGQVLAVTFTARAAGEMRTRLRALGVHGAQARTFHAAALRQLRYFWPRVVGGEQWQLIDRNKLRLVAQAANRAGLSTESDSLRDLAGEIEWAKASLVSPEDYPAEAGRTSRDTPAPAEQVVQVYRTYEELKNQAQLLDFDDLLLHTAAALEEHGEVAEEFRDRYRCFVVDEYQDVTPLQQRVLDAWLGARDDLTVVGDANQTIYSFAGASPRPLLDFPRRFPEAVVVRLERDYRSTPQVVGLANEVIKWARGRPAGSRLKLIGQRPDGPRPTFTEFDDEPLEAAAVAQRVKALLDEGVSASEIAVLYRVNAQSEVFEQALAEVGVPYQVRGGERFFQRAEVRQAMAALRSAVAHEPTGELPKVVREVLAGIGLTDEPPTGGSAREKWESLLALVELAEELVTTVDGADLPKFVAELDLRAEAQHPPTVEGVTLASLHAAKGLEWDAVFLVGLVDGTLPIQHADGDDAAIEEERRLLYVGVTRARVHLWMSWALARAAGGRRYRRRSRFLYGLVPEDHPASRTAKREPLQKRPKPQCRVCGSALVDARAIKLSRCASCPSDVDEELLAKLRSWRADRARELKVPAYVVFTDATLVAIAEQRPEDVAGLVSISGIGAAKLDRFGDDVLALVRGGR